From Methanobacterium congolense, one genomic window encodes:
- a CDS encoding PKD domain-containing protein, which produces MKKHAVSLAILCFMVLALCGSASADSVSGTTISTQSGMNTTDLPSNRHIFINVSNDGGVKYNNDSAYYVGPNGTYYIKADGGGLNELHIAYTNSTDYNSTTGKYLNYGEVTVVNSTSLSSSGVFYLTNTGGRGFTDDIILLLSVKGPISDNFSVTIISNGYTWTLPAVAGAYQPPTPTDYHYITGVNETFTKSDFQYGPHVYKPGPGTSWTLPLYYGQDTSDNSTAEYLMFIDLYVGNIKSTSVPGLIDNGAVKVQYVFNNLNTTASFNMYGWTLASNQGEGISWTNKVVLGDTQSSGYTVNYKPVTPVADFSADNTSGSSPLTVKFTDNSSNYPTSWLWDFGDGVTSTEQNPTHTYTKPGNYTVTLTTSNLAGNSTLTKTSYITVPKSDVYVNIIPSNSNPQIGDTVTYKFKLGNNGPGIAKNVVYTYTIPEGLEYDGAIVDQGTVTYNATTRTLTWNLGDVAVGDPNLWLQLKVLTAGNYNIQPTVTVGGTTLESNINSLQVNAASPTTTDPETVNAATTTKTVPMKTTGMPITALISALLLIGSGIAINRKK; this is translated from the coding sequence GTGAAAAAACATGCAGTATCATTAGCAATTCTCTGTTTTATGGTATTGGCCCTGTGTGGAAGTGCATCTGCAGATAGTGTAAGCGGAACTACGATTTCCACTCAGTCGGGCATGAACACAACGGATCTTCCATCCAACAGGCACATATTCATCAACGTGTCCAACGATGGAGGGGTGAAGTACAACAATGACAGTGCTTATTACGTTGGCCCTAACGGTACCTACTACATCAAAGCAGATGGAGGTGGATTGAACGAGCTTCACATCGCTTACACCAACAGTACAGATTATAACAGCACCACAGGCAAGTATTTAAACTATGGTGAGGTAACTGTTGTTAATTCCACGAGTTTGTCCTCATCAGGTGTGTTCTACCTCACCAACACTGGGGGTCGTGGATTCACCGATGACATCATACTTCTGTTATCAGTGAAGGGGCCTATATCTGATAATTTCTCCGTGACCATCATTTCGAATGGTTACACATGGACACTTCCAGCGGTTGCTGGGGCATATCAGCCACCAACACCAACGGACTATCACTACATCACAGGTGTGAATGAGACTTTCACAAAGTCTGACTTCCAGTACGGACCACATGTCTACAAGCCAGGTCCAGGAACATCATGGACTTTACCTTTATACTACGGTCAGGACACCAGTGATAACTCCACTGCTGAGTACCTGATGTTCATAGATCTCTACGTTGGAAACATTAAGTCAACTAGTGTGCCAGGTTTAATAGACAACGGTGCTGTGAAAGTGCAATACGTATTCAATAACCTGAACACAACAGCATCCTTTAACATGTATGGATGGACACTTGCATCAAATCAGGGTGAGGGAATCAGCTGGACAAACAAAGTTGTATTGGGAGATACGCAATCCAGTGGTTACACAGTTAACTATAAACCAGTGACTCCTGTTGCAGACTTCTCTGCAGACAATACATCTGGTTCCTCACCTTTAACTGTGAAGTTCACAGATAACAGTAGTAACTACCCAACCTCATGGCTCTGGGACTTCGGAGACGGCGTAACAAGCACAGAACAGAACCCAACACACACCTACACCAAACCAGGAAACTACACAGTAACACTCACAACAAGCAACCTTGCAGGTAACAGCACTTTGACAAAAACAAGTTACATCACAGTTCCAAAATCTGATGTCTATGTGAACATAATACCATCAAATTCCAACCCACAGATCGGGGACACCGTAACCTACAAATTCAAACTAGGTAACAACGGACCAGGAATAGCCAAAAACGTGGTATACACATACACAATACCAGAAGGACTTGAATATGATGGTGCAATTGTGGACCAGGGAACCGTGACCTACAACGCAACAACCAGAACACTAACCTGGAACCTAGGCGACGTAGCAGTCGGAGACCCTAACCTATGGCTACAACTCAAAGTACTAACCGCAGGAAACTACAACATACAACCAACAGTCACAGTCGGAGGCACAACCTTAGAAAGCAACATCAACTCTCTACAGGTAAACGCAGCCTCACCAACAACCACAGACCCAGAAACAGTAAACGCAGCAACAACCACAAAAACAGTACCAATGAAAACCACAGGAATGCCAATAACAGCCCTAATATCAGCACTACTCCTCATAGGAAGCGGAATAGCCATAAACAGAAAAAAATAA
- a CDS encoding PKD domain-containing protein, whose translation MKKHAIPIAVLLVVALALCGSASATDLSNTTNITQNNHVYINVSNDNGVKYNVDYDYYLNNATYSPGGSNGTYYIKAEGGGLNQLHICYSNDTSAMYGQVMVNNTTSGSYSGVFYITTTGGRGLNDDIILLLSVKGPISDNFNLTIFSSGYTWTIPVFGQTQPPLPTNPQYVVGAVNETFTKSDFRYGPQTQRPAPSGWQPLYSGQDTSDPSTAEYLMFIDLYVGNLKAGLAQAPIDNGAVKVEYTINNLYTNASFNAYAWTGASFQGTGINWCSPIINNMNPCVVTINYKPVTPVADFSADTTSGSSPLTVKFTDTSSNYPTSWLWDFGDGVTSTEQNPTHTYTKPGNYTVTLTASNLAGNNTVTKTSYITVLKSDVYVNIIPSNSNPQIGDTVTYKFKLGNNGPGIAKNVTFTYTIPEGLEYEGAIVDQGTVTYNTTTRTLTWNLGDVAVGDPNLWLQLKVLQAGNYNIQPTVTVGGTTLESNINSLQVNAASPSTETVNAATTTKTVPMKTTGMPIAGLVSALLMIGSGLAISRKK comes from the coding sequence GTGAAAAAACACGCAATACCAATAGCAGTTCTGCTTGTTGTGGCATTAGCCCTTTGTGGAAGTGCATCTGCAACTGACCTGAGCAACACAACCAACATTACACAGAACAACCACGTCTACATCAACGTTTCAAATGATAATGGAGTTAAGTACAACGTGGACTATGATTACTATTTAAACAACGCAACATACAGCCCGGGCGGTAGCAATGGTACTTACTACATCAAGGCTGAAGGTGGAGGACTTAACCAGCTTCACATCTGTTACAGTAACGATACAAGCGCTATGTATGGTCAAGTAATGGTGAACAACACCACCAGTGGTTCTTACTCTGGTGTGTTCTACATAACCACCACTGGTGGTCGTGGGCTCAACGATGATATCATACTTCTGTTATCAGTGAAGGGACCTATATCTGATAATTTTAATTTGACCATATTCTCAAGTGGGTACACTTGGACAATTCCTGTCTTTGGTCAGACTCAGCCACCACTGCCAACAAACCCTCAGTACGTTGTAGGGGCTGTGAATGAGACTTTCACAAAGTCTGACTTCCGTTACGGTCCTCAGACACAGAGGCCTGCTCCTTCAGGATGGCAGCCACTTTACTCTGGCCAGGATACCAGTGATCCTTCAACTGCTGAGTACTTGATGTTCATAGATCTCTACGTTGGAAACTTAAAGGCAGGTCTTGCACAAGCTCCAATAGATAACGGTGCTGTTAAGGTTGAATACACAATCAACAACCTGTACACAAATGCTTCATTCAACGCTTACGCATGGACTGGTGCATCATTCCAGGGTACTGGAATTAACTGGTGTAGCCCAATCATAAACAATATGAATCCATGTGTGGTTACAATTAACTACAAACCTGTGACTCCTGTTGCTGATTTCTCTGCAGACACTACATCTGGTTCCTCACCTTTAACCGTGAAGTTCACAGATACGAGTAGCAATTACCCAACCTCATGGCTCTGGGACTTCGGAGACGGCGTAACAAGCACAGAACAGAACCCAACACACACCTACACCAAACCAGGAAACTACACAGTAACACTCACAGCAAGCAACCTTGCAGGTAACAACACTGTGACAAAAACAAGTTACATCACAGTTCTAAAATCTGATGTCTATGTGAATATAATACCTTCAAATTCCAACCCACAGATCGGGGATACCGTAACCTACAAATTCAAACTAGGTAACAACGGACCAGGAATAGCCAAGAACGTAACATTCACATACACAATACCAGAAGGACTCGAATACGAAGGTGCAATTGTGGACCAGGGAACCGTAACCTACAACACAACAACCAGAACACTAACCTGGAACCTAGGCGACGTAGCAGTCGGAGACCCTAACCTATGGCTACAACTCAAAGTACTACAAGCAGGCAACTACAACATACAACCAACAGTCACAGTAGGAGGCACAACCCTAGAAAGCAACATCAACTCTCTACAGGTAAACGCAGCCTCACCAAGCACAGAAACAGTGAACGCAGCAACAACAACCAAAACAGTACCAATGAAAACCACAGGAATGCCAATAGCAGGACTAGTATCAGCACTGCTCATGATAGGAAGCGGATTAGCAATATCCAGAAAAAAATAA